The Planococcus donghaensis genome contains a region encoding:
- a CDS encoding P1 family peptidase — protein sequence MKNQKRIRDYDVTIGTMQTGPLNAITDVAGVTVGHVTLSKGDMQTGVTAIKPHPGDLFHEKLIASSHVINGFGKTMGTIQMAELGVIETPIVLTNTLNVGTAANAVIDYMLEKNNDIGRTTGTVNPVVGECNDMFLNDVRGRFVKEEHVRRALDETYIEFEEGAVGAGRGMLCYSLKGGIGSASRMVELAHACYTIGVLVLSNFGMLSDLTIEGNPIGKKLKKQILQSLEEQDKGSVMVVVATDLPVSERQLNRILKRSVTGLSRTGSIITNGSGEIVLGFSTANKIPHTKPQHGLTIETIHEEDIDEAFRAVGEATEEAVLNSLITAESVVGRDGNSRPALKELLEKFNLSL from the coding sequence TTGAAAAATCAAAAACGAATTCGAGATTACGATGTAACAATCGGCACGATGCAGACAGGACCATTAAATGCAATAACAGATGTGGCAGGTGTGACAGTGGGACATGTCACTTTAAGTAAAGGCGATATGCAAACCGGTGTAACTGCCATCAAGCCGCATCCAGGAGATTTGTTTCATGAGAAATTAATTGCTTCGAGTCATGTTATAAACGGTTTTGGAAAAACGATGGGAACTATACAAATGGCTGAACTCGGCGTGATTGAGACACCTATTGTGCTAACGAATACATTAAACGTTGGAACAGCCGCCAATGCCGTTATTGATTATATGTTGGAAAAAAATAATGATATAGGAAGAACCACTGGAACGGTCAATCCAGTAGTTGGAGAATGCAATGATATGTTTTTAAACGATGTACGAGGTCGCTTTGTTAAAGAAGAGCATGTGCGTCGTGCGCTTGACGAAACTTATATAGAGTTTGAAGAAGGAGCAGTTGGCGCAGGGAGAGGCATGTTGTGTTATTCACTTAAAGGGGGAATAGGTTCAGCTTCTCGAATGGTCGAACTAGCGCATGCATGTTATACAATAGGAGTGTTAGTACTATCAAACTTTGGTATGTTAAGTGACTTAACGATTGAGGGTAATCCTATCGGCAAAAAACTTAAAAAACAAATTTTACAATCGCTTGAAGAACAAGACAAAGGTTCAGTTATGGTTGTTGTTGCTACAGATTTACCGGTGTCGGAACGGCAACTAAATCGGATTTTAAAACGTTCTGTAACCGGGCTTTCACGAACAGGTTCAATTATTACCAATGGCAGCGGAGAGATTGTTCTCGGGTTTTCAACAGCTAACAAAATCCCGCATACCAAACCGCAACATGGTTTAACAATCGAAACAATACACGAAGAAGATATTGATGAAGCTTTTAGAGCAGTTGGAGAAGCTACAGAAGAAGCGGTGTTAAATTCCTTGATCACAGCAGAAAGTGTTGTTGGACGTGATGGCAATAGTAGACCTGCTTTAAAAGAGTTGCTAGAAAAATTCAACTTATCACTTTAG
- a CDS encoding ABC transporter substrate-binding protein gives MEQSLLALWQAVPTGNIKQSKLADQLELSSKQTTRLLRKWADEGWLTFTSGRGRGNASHIQWHINVEEHYEKQMIQLIEEKSIETASKYLLFDWSPEVKHRLLHNFRSNFGYIQNNLTKNDKLLIPRKYPFLTLHPLYASDIHSANLVANVYSRLVSVDENGIITPELAHSWDVTSTHLRLYLRKEVYFHDNSYLTATDVVNCLNRLRKDSSYSDLWQPIESISACGSYMVEISFSNGCSYCLQMLGMINASIYKETPHQTIGSGSFCITENSASKTTLQAFGHYFQHRPLVDVVEFIQVSGDFDVAYRSSCENAEETFQVESDSGFGVVILNAFKDSPIGQKEVRDYVHYAIAKHRHKIAHYHPRAIANHYSCLIGQEQRPITLPCPKRPHLEQPLIIKAANYTDGATRWLKEALESEGIWVEIQWMSFQDKLIDTKSDQKADLFVHGEVFEMNQNFSFFYFLANGHSPLATIMKSQPLFHHYLAQYAATPFEEWTALNLQMEQDLITSSIMLPLYYEKRQIPFSIDVMNITISHFGYVDFSKLWVRPVSINS, from the coding sequence ATGGAACAAAGTCTTTTAGCTTTATGGCAGGCTGTACCCACTGGAAATATTAAGCAATCTAAATTAGCAGATCAACTCGAATTGAGTAGCAAACAAACCACACGCCTTCTTCGGAAATGGGCAGATGAAGGGTGGCTAACTTTTACTTCTGGTCGCGGCAGAGGCAACGCTTCACATATTCAATGGCATATTAATGTTGAAGAACATTATGAAAAACAAATGATCCAACTGATAGAAGAAAAATCCATCGAGACTGCTAGTAAGTATTTGTTATTTGATTGGTCGCCAGAAGTTAAGCATCGCCTTTTGCATAACTTCCGTTCTAATTTCGGTTACATTCAAAACAATCTTACAAAAAACGATAAATTGCTCATCCCAAGAAAATATCCATTTTTAACACTTCACCCGTTATACGCTTCAGATATTCATAGTGCAAATTTAGTCGCAAATGTATATAGCCGCCTCGTATCAGTAGATGAAAACGGGATTATTACTCCAGAGCTTGCGCATAGTTGGGATGTAACAAGCACTCATCTTCGTTTGTATTTAAGAAAAGAAGTGTATTTTCACGATAATTCTTATTTAACGGCAACGGATGTTGTTAATTGTTTAAATCGTTTACGAAAAGATTCTTCCTATAGCGATTTATGGCAACCAATCGAGTCGATTAGCGCTTGTGGATCTTACATGGTTGAGATTTCTTTTTCAAACGGTTGTAGCTATTGTCTGCAGATGCTTGGCATGATCAATGCCAGTATATATAAAGAAACCCCTCATCAAACAATCGGCTCTGGTAGCTTTTGTATCACAGAAAATAGCGCAAGCAAAACAACTTTACAAGCATTTGGGCACTATTTTCAACATCGGCCACTTGTCGATGTAGTTGAATTTATCCAAGTATCCGGTGACTTTGATGTGGCTTACCGATCTTCTTGTGAGAATGCAGAAGAAACTTTTCAAGTAGAAAGTGATTCAGGATTCGGTGTTGTAATTTTAAACGCGTTTAAAGATTCGCCCATTGGTCAAAAAGAAGTTCGTGATTATGTGCATTACGCGATTGCAAAGCACCGTCATAAAATAGCACATTATCACCCCCGTGCTATAGCCAATCATTACAGCTGCTTAATCGGACAAGAGCAGCGACCAATCACATTGCCCTGTCCGAAACGGCCACATTTAGAACAGCCCTTAATCATTAAAGCAGCAAACTATACTGATGGTGCTACTCGTTGGCTAAAAGAAGCACTTGAAAGTGAAGGGATTTGGGTTGAGATACAATGGATGTCATTTCAAGATAAATTAATCGATACAAAGTCAGATCAAAAAGCTGATCTTTTTGTACACGGTGAAGTGTTTGAAATGAATCAAAACTTCTCATTTTTTTATTTTTTAGCCAATGGCCATTCACCTTTAGCCACTATCATGAAATCTCAACCACTGTTTCACCATTATTTAGCGCAATATGCGGCTACACCATTTGAAGAATGGACAGCGCTAAACTTACAAATGGAACAAGACTTGATCACCTCATCCATCATGCTTCCTCTTTACTATGAAAAACGGCAAATTCCGTTTTCTATCGATGTGATGAACATCACCATTAGCCATTTTGGCTATGTCGATTTCTCTAAGTTATGGGTTCGTCCAGTCAGTATAAACTCATAA
- a CDS encoding collagenase, which translates to MKKLLNQFILLVICSYMAFFLVFNQGLLGGIVISGVFLVVCTFLFIASIVGVVKGKLELMKLTSVTEAAGLMTFSILLGLVVTTIGLINSFAVYTTGDESQSADKKIRAFASRIFDVPSQAALLKTEKNGVTYFYPESNKDEIEKMDAVLQLEREQFNSTLGTRDEGGLTIEFHENYASLESGYGSEEVAGYYDLGNKRIHLVPTDENWELILVHEYSHYQSHLFSNQHLLSITRIPSWFEEGVAEYFAGESSMWYDLENLETIDFHDLDSQEDYDQAATDTYDPYAQSFLAVESIVDAHGEEIIPELLKSQSIGGFYKNLEKTINMDIEEYEEIFLGKLLANQQQIADWVDLGYQQVEMKNYNSALKTVENIRESGDIYDIDAADWLLVDIMLAQKKVDAAVDVLKNKIEMGQEEFLVDDLLLLAEVYLLVDPELSYETVQRAETIAKTSEFYYYEEGILLGYEQVNSANKLAGYKRLLEEWLYNPYVRMHLVEKLSKEYPGEF; encoded by the coding sequence ATGAAAAAGTTATTGAACCAATTTATTTTACTAGTGATCTGTTCGTATATGGCGTTTTTCCTCGTGTTTAATCAAGGGTTGCTTGGAGGAATAGTAATTTCAGGGGTATTCCTCGTGGTCTGTACGTTTCTTTTTATCGCCAGTATTGTGGGCGTAGTAAAAGGAAAGTTGGAGTTGATGAAACTTACTTCTGTAACTGAAGCAGCCGGCTTAATGACTTTTTCTATCTTACTGGGACTTGTCGTAACTACGATTGGCCTTATTAATTCATTTGCGGTGTATACAACGGGTGATGAAAGTCAAAGTGCTGATAAAAAAATTAGGGCGTTCGCATCACGAATATTTGATGTTCCTTCCCAAGCGGCTCTGTTAAAGACCGAAAAAAATGGGGTGACTTACTTTTATCCAGAAAGCAATAAAGATGAGATTGAAAAAATGGATGCGGTATTGCAGTTAGAACGAGAGCAGTTTAATTCGACTCTTGGTACTCGAGATGAGGGTGGCTTAACGATCGAGTTTCACGAAAATTATGCTTCACTAGAATCGGGTTATGGTTCAGAAGAAGTTGCAGGGTATTACGATTTAGGCAATAAAAGAATCCACTTAGTTCCAACAGATGAGAATTGGGAACTAATCTTAGTACACGAATACTCACATTACCAAAGCCATCTTTTTTCCAATCAGCATTTGTTGTCAATAACACGAATTCCTTCCTGGTTTGAAGAAGGTGTTGCTGAATATTTCGCTGGTGAATCAAGCATGTGGTATGACTTAGAAAATCTAGAGACAATTGATTTTCACGACCTCGATAGTCAAGAGGATTATGATCAGGCAGCTACAGATACATATGATCCTTATGCACAAAGTTTTTTGGCGGTGGAATCGATAGTCGATGCGCATGGTGAAGAGATTATTCCTGAATTATTAAAGTCACAATCAATTGGTGGATTTTATAAAAACTTAGAAAAAACGATTAATATGGATATAGAAGAATATGAAGAAATTTTTCTTGGAAAATTATTAGCCAATCAGCAACAAATAGCAGATTGGGTTGACTTGGGATATCAACAAGTAGAAATGAAAAATTACAACTCCGCTTTAAAAACGGTTGAAAACATTCGAGAATCTGGAGACATTTATGATATAGATGCGGCTGACTGGTTGTTAGTAGACATAATGCTTGCTCAAAAAAAAGTTGATGCTGCAGTTGATGTGCTGAAAAACAAGATTGAAATGGGCCAGGAAGAATTTCTAGTTGACGATTTATTATTGTTAGCAGAAGTATACCTTCTTGTTGACCCAGAGTTGTCATACGAAACAGTGCAAAGAGCAGAAACAATAGCTAAAACAAGTGAGTTTTATTATTACGAAGAAGGTATTTTGTTGGGATACGAACAAGTAAATTCTGCCAATAAACTCGCAGGGTATAAACGATTATTAGAAGAATGGCTGTATAACCCGTATGTAAGAATGCATTTGGTAGAGAAGCTTAGTAAAGAATATCCGGGTGAATTTTGA
- a CDS encoding MDR family MFS transporter — MKWKDYPQNIKVRLITSFFNRAVASAVMPFMALFFAQEMSKIWAGSFLMITVFIGFFVNMIGGYISDRFPRKKVLVTTSSLSALMFLLMSISLIPTDRWIGLFALAYVLFIVTSSLGRPAMHAIIIDSTTPENRKAIYAIDYWMVNLSMAIGAALGGLLYLNHQIELFAVLTFTASCLPIAYHIWLKDERVQSLKQQHHNVVIDLLQNYKVAFQDRPFVKVVIGSMFIFSAEFSLNSYIGVRLAESFEAFTIGGFEVAGVRMLSLMNIQNMLLVVCLTFMVNKFTDRFAKQHVLLTGLLLYSIGYITITSANSWYLLILFNFIGTIGELVYSPVRNAEMANMIPEDKRGSYSAFSNVSFSGADLLARSTIIIGAFLIPTMMSVYIGVLLMIGTVLVYTGLFVRKAEKEQLIDPEVIS; from the coding sequence ATGAAATGGAAAGACTATCCACAAAATATTAAAGTACGTTTAATCACATCATTTTTTAACCGAGCTGTCGCGTCGGCTGTCATGCCATTCATGGCTTTGTTTTTTGCGCAAGAGATGAGCAAAATTTGGGCAGGTTCTTTTTTAATGATTACGGTGTTTATTGGTTTTTTTGTAAACATGATAGGCGGTTATATATCCGATCGTTTTCCTCGAAAAAAAGTATTGGTCACGACGTCTTCACTAAGTGCGCTTATGTTTTTACTTATGTCGATTAGCTTAATTCCCACAGATAGATGGATTGGTCTTTTTGCATTAGCTTACGTATTGTTTATTGTCACAAGCAGCCTTGGGCGTCCTGCCATGCATGCTATCATTATCGATTCGACCACGCCGGAAAATCGCAAAGCAATTTACGCTATCGATTATTGGATGGTTAATTTATCCATGGCAATTGGTGCAGCACTTGGAGGACTGTTATATTTAAATCACCAAATTGAGTTATTTGCAGTATTAACCTTTACGGCAAGTTGTTTGCCGATCGCTTATCACATTTGGTTAAAAGACGAACGAGTTCAAAGCTTAAAACAACAACATCACAATGTAGTAATCGATTTATTGCAAAACTACAAAGTTGCATTTCAAGATCGTCCTTTTGTTAAAGTCGTGATTGGTTCTATGTTTATCTTTTCCGCTGAATTTTCTTTAAATAGTTATATTGGCGTTCGACTAGCTGAGAGCTTTGAAGCATTTACTATTGGCGGTTTTGAAGTAGCGGGTGTGCGCATGTTAAGTTTGATGAATATTCAAAACATGTTACTTGTTGTGTGTCTAACGTTTATGGTCAATAAATTTACAGATCGTTTTGCAAAACAACATGTCTTGTTAACAGGACTTCTACTTTATAGCATTGGCTATATTACTATCACATCAGCAAATAGCTGGTATTTATTAATTTTGTTTAATTTTATCGGCACGATCGGTGAACTGGTTTACTCTCCTGTTCGTAATGCAGAAATGGCGAACATGATTCCAGAAGACAAGAGAGGATCGTATTCTGCTTTTTCCAATGTTTCATTTAGTGGTGCTGATCTATTGGCACGGTCTACTATTATCATAGGCGCATTTCTTATTCCAACCATGATGTCTGTGTATATCGGTGTTTTGTTGATGATCGGGACAGTACTTGTTTATACAGGATTGTTTGTTAGAAAAGCTGAAAAAGAACAGCTGATTGATCCGGAAGTTATTTCATAA
- a CDS encoding TVP38/TMEM64 family protein, whose amino-acid sequence MDEEFASYSVNQSVYLTLNQHGKINFRLTETEATFIDTVLFIVEICILLLVNLAVSAVGFVPSILITTVNIQFFGLYGGAFLTFVGEIVGALLGFYLYRFGFSKVDPKWLQHRFWLKLQQQSTKQVFGVVILLRLLPFMPSGLVTAGAALTRINGKMFWLASSIGKVPAVLLELAAVYGFTLLAPKSVQYALFGFVLLVSVMLWIKSKKQKEAPSIR is encoded by the coding sequence TTGGATGAAGAGTTTGCTAGTTATTCTGTGAATCAATCAGTTTACCTTACTCTCAATCAACATGGTAAAATCAATTTTAGATTAACAGAAACGGAGGCCACGTTTATCGATACTGTTCTTTTTATAGTTGAAATTTGCATTCTTCTACTAGTCAATTTAGCGGTAAGCGCGGTTGGCTTTGTACCAAGTATTTTAATAACTACTGTAAACATTCAGTTTTTTGGTCTTTACGGCGGTGCTTTTCTAACCTTTGTTGGGGAAATAGTAGGTGCTTTACTTGGGTTTTATTTGTATCGCTTTGGCTTTTCTAAAGTTGATCCAAAATGGTTGCAGCACCGGTTTTGGTTGAAACTCCAACAACAATCTACAAAACAAGTGTTTGGCGTGGTAATTTTGCTTCGACTTCTCCCTTTTATGCCATCAGGACTCGTTACCGCTGGTGCAGCACTAACACGCATAAACGGTAAGATGTTTTGGTTAGCTAGTTCTATTGGCAAAGTTCCAGCTGTCCTGTTAGAATTAGCCGCAGTTTACGGTTTCACACTGCTAGCTCCTAAAAGCGTTCAGTATGCGCTGTTTGGCTTTGTGCTATTAGTATCAGTAATGCTCTGGATAAAGTCGAAAAAGCAGAAAGAAGCCCCTTCAATTCGCTGA
- a CDS encoding GNAT family N-acetyltransferase, which translates to MLIRKAVPNDAEKLVFLMKHVEESNVMLFEPGERNTTSQQLNRRLTTMNDSSIVFTAEEHNELVGYVFAIGEEIKRKQHSVYIVIGVHQANRGKGTGTQLLRAVEKWAIEKALRRIELTVVAHNTLAIALYEKLGFSLEGVKRDSLYIEGKYVDELYMSKLL; encoded by the coding sequence ATGCTGATCAGAAAAGCAGTTCCGAATGATGCAGAAAAATTGGTATTTCTTATGAAACATGTAGAAGAGTCTAATGTTATGCTATTCGAACCAGGAGAACGAAACACCACAAGTCAACAACTTAATCGTCGCTTAACTACGATGAATGATAGCTCGATTGTGTTTACCGCAGAAGAACATAACGAATTAGTAGGGTATGTATTTGCGATTGGAGAAGAAATAAAACGCAAACAGCATTCAGTCTATATAGTAATAGGAGTTCACCAAGCTAATAGGGGGAAAGGGACCGGCACTCAGCTATTACGTGCTGTAGAAAAGTGGGCGATAGAAAAAGCGCTTCGTCGCATTGAATTGACAGTTGTGGCACATAACACACTAGCCATTGCGCTGTATGAAAAATTAGGGTTTAGTCTTGAAGGTGTAAAACGTGATTCGCTCTATATAGAAGGAAAATACGTCGATGAACTCTATATGTCAAAATTATTGTAA
- a CDS encoding GGDEF domain-containing protein, translating to MATLMFFFLENMALIIALLYVALKVKEFWFPDLTESKRLVFLSIIFVSFLTFSVMHKPYLYMGMRLDLREVALYFISYIGGWKVGLLSSIFPSVFRYYLGGPTAIMGILQAILLPVVIGSLFHNKKKTNKFFSLIDLKKMMMGLLVFEVIKSILMLVTTPATLSIILTMAIFAGIAVLVMGLMTNGENYHILLRKELEINSNQDPMTQLPNMRFFKNEIQTLITKKAPIAIIMLDVDYFKSYNDAHGHQKGDAVLRSIGQLMKDNTRSTDFVARYGGEEFIICIAQPFDEHRALEIAEQVRTEIEKYPFDGQELQPKGNLTVSLGISLYSADKTLDQLIGEADQALFQSKRSGRNQVTIFTEITEAKAIQA from the coding sequence ATGGCAACATTGATGTTTTTCTTTCTTGAAAACATGGCATTAATCATTGCGCTATTGTATGTAGCGTTAAAAGTGAAAGAATTTTGGTTTCCCGATTTAACAGAATCTAAACGACTCGTGTTTTTGAGTATCATATTTGTTAGTTTTTTGACTTTTTCTGTAATGCATAAACCTTATTTATATATGGGTATGAGACTCGATTTACGGGAAGTCGCCCTTTACTTTATCTCATATATCGGGGGCTGGAAAGTTGGGTTATTATCTTCTATTTTCCCATCCGTTTTTCGCTATTATTTAGGTGGACCAACGGCTATTATGGGAATTTTACAAGCAATACTTTTACCGGTCGTTATTGGCAGTTTGTTCCACAATAAGAAAAAAACGAATAAATTCTTTTCGTTAATCGATTTAAAGAAGATGATGATGGGACTTTTGGTTTTTGAAGTGATTAAATCGATTTTAATGCTTGTAACGACTCCTGCAACTTTATCCATTATACTAACAATGGCTATTTTCGCTGGGATCGCGGTTCTGGTAATGGGCTTAATGACGAATGGAGAAAATTATCACATTTTGTTGCGAAAAGAACTTGAGATTAATTCAAATCAAGATCCAATGACCCAATTACCCAATATGCGTTTTTTTAAGAATGAAATTCAAACATTGATTACTAAAAAAGCACCCATTGCCATAATCATGTTGGATGTCGATTATTTTAAATCTTATAATGATGCACATGGTCACCAAAAAGGAGATGCAGTGCTACGCTCTATTGGACAATTGATGAAAGACAATACGCGCTCAACTGATTTTGTGGCACGCTATGGGGGAGAAGAGTTTATTATTTGTATCGCCCAACCATTTGATGAACATAGAGCTTTGGAGATTGCTGAACAAGTCCGAACAGAAATCGAAAAATATCCATTTGACGGCCAAGAATTACAACCAAAAGGCAATTTAACGGTTTCGCTCGGAATTAGTTTATACTCAGCTGATAAAACCTTAGATCAACTGATCGGCGAAGCAGACCAAGCGCTTTTTCAGTCTAAGCGGAGCGGCAGAAATCAAGTTACGATTTTTACTGAAATTACAGAAGCAAAAGCAATTCAAGCTTAA
- the guaC gene encoding GMP reductase yields MENVFDYEDIQLVPAKAVVNSRSECDTSIEFGGRTFKLPVVPANMQTIVDEKLAGYLAENNYFYIMHRFEPEKRIGFIKDMQQRGLYASISVGVKPEEYEFVQQLADEKITPEYMTIDVAHGHSNAVINMIKHIKKLVPDSFLIAGNVGTPEAVRELEHAGADATKVGIGPGKVCITKIKTGFGTGGWQLAALRWCAKAASKPIIADGGIRTHGDIAKSVRFGASMVMIGSLFAGHEESPGQTIEQDGKLLKEYFGSASEFQKGEKKNVEGKKMYVEYKGSLKDTLVEMEQDLQSAISYAGGDQLLAIRNVDYVIVKNSIFNGDKVY; encoded by the coding sequence ATGGAAAATGTATTTGATTACGAGGATATTCAACTAGTTCCTGCAAAAGCGGTAGTAAATAGCCGTTCAGAATGCGATACGTCAATTGAATTTGGGGGCCGCACTTTTAAGTTGCCGGTTGTTCCTGCAAATATGCAGACAATTGTGGACGAAAAGCTTGCAGGCTATTTAGCCGAGAATAATTATTTTTATATTATGCATCGATTCGAACCTGAAAAACGAATTGGTTTTATAAAAGATATGCAACAACGTGGGCTCTATGCGTCGATTAGCGTTGGTGTAAAACCAGAAGAATATGAATTTGTTCAACAATTAGCAGATGAAAAAATTACTCCTGAATATATGACGATTGATGTGGCTCACGGACACTCGAACGCTGTAATCAACATGATCAAACATATAAAAAAATTAGTGCCAGACAGCTTTTTGATCGCTGGAAATGTAGGTACGCCTGAAGCTGTGCGTGAACTTGAGCATGCGGGAGCAGACGCTACAAAAGTTGGTATTGGACCAGGCAAAGTTTGCATTACAAAGATTAAAACAGGCTTTGGTACAGGCGGTTGGCAATTAGCAGCACTTCGATGGTGTGCAAAAGCTGCAAGCAAGCCCATCATTGCGGATGGCGGAATTCGTACCCACGGCGACATTGCGAAATCGGTACGTTTTGGAGCATCGATGGTTATGATTGGATCGCTTTTTGCAGGACACGAAGAATCACCGGGTCAAACGATTGAACAGGATGGCAAGTTGTTAAAAGAATATTTTGGATCGGCTTCGGAGTTCCAAAAAGGTGAAAAGAAAAACGTTGAAGGCAAGAAAATGTATGTAGAGTACAAAGGGTCATTAAAAGATACGTTAGTAGAAATGGAACAAGATCTTCAATCGGCTATTTCGTATGCAGGTGGAGATCAATTGCTAGCAATTCGGAATGTAGATTATGTCATTGTTAAAAACTCAATTTTCAATGGTGATAAAGTATATTAA